In Mercenaria mercenaria strain notata chromosome 14, MADL_Memer_1, whole genome shotgun sequence, the following are encoded in one genomic region:
- the LOC123527687 gene encoding uncharacterized protein LOC123527687, translated as MELFYITAAVGVLLQISFVYGLHSSASAATDRTYHSQTNLGGRTMARFRSRIRSPTQTANRGIPRRGRPRFIQRHAFQQPPAFRRNYQTLQNRNVIQPALSQPIARPLVYRPPVNFHRRPGTLRRFDMRKSPLVTHAHEHSHPLHVVQRPSMASGRSIGDGLQQTEKNTLLILLEERRPVIRDENDLLLIRQHLIGIDMLGSNDSLDNDQILDKQVEYIENIPDIDIQREVLKIFVKDIVEKSGFLSENASTVQDIFSLKALVDKISSITDKFTKLSQNLVTEPLDVLRDIQVIDSGLSKPPTTTNHPITSSDDGLRQRIINALSIYDRNEHVPHAHANSINRGLETFQSRQRPDFHPSAGMSIFGDVNTETTTLQSQTTEIKRDSVVTEPLGGNNAYWTHLRAGLVDMLCNLCQRQQLDSCIVRYCTNDMIRTETETPAPSISIEAA; from the exons atggaattattttacattaCGGCAGCTGTGGGTGTGTTACTGCAGATATCCTTTGTGTACGGACTTCATTCCAGTGCATCCGCTGCAACTGATCGGACATATCATAGTCAAACAAATCTAGGGGGTCGGACAATGGCTAGGTTTCGTTCAAGAATTAGGTCACCCACCCAAACAGCTAACAGAGGAATTCCGCGGCGTGGGAGGCCGCGTTTTATACAGAGGCACGCGTTTCAACAACCACCTGCATTCAGGAGGAATTACCAAACATTACAGAATCGTAATGTAATACAACCGGCTTTGTCCCAACCGATAGCCCGTCCTCTGGTTTATCGTCCCCCAGTTAATTTCCATCGAAGACCGGGTACGTTAAGACGCTTTGATATGAGAAAATCCCCTTTGGTAACGCATGCGCACGAACACAGTCACCCTTTACACGTCGTACAGCGACCAAGCATGGCATCAGGTAGATCGATAGGAGATGGGCTGCAGCAGACCGAGAAAAACACCTTGCTAATATTACTGGAAGAACGTCGACCCGTAATTCGTGACGAAAACGATCTGCTTTTAATTAGACAGCACCTTATTGGAATAGATATGCTAGGATCTAATGATAGTTTGGACAACGATCAGATACTGGACAAGCAGGTTGAGTACATAGAAAACATACCAGATATAGATATTCAGCGTGAAGTGTTGAAGATTTTCGTGAAGGATATTGTAGAAAAAAGCGGCTTTCTTAGTGAGAATGCATCCACTGTGCAGGATATTTTCTCGCTGAAAGCTCTTGTAGATAAAATAAGTTCTATAACAGATAAGTTCACTAAACTTTCTCAAAATTTGGTCACCGAGCCCTTGGATGTATTAAGAGATATTCAGGTAATAGACAGTGGGTTAAGCAAACCACCAACCACGACAAATCACCCGATAACAAGCTCGGACGATGGTCTAAGACAAAGGATAATTAATGCGTTATCAATTTACGATAGAAATGAGCATGTTCCGCATGCACATGCTAATTCGATAAACCGAGGATTGGAGACATTTCAAAGCCGCCAAAGACCAGATTTTCACCCAAGTGCAGGGATGTCAATATTTGGTGATGTAAATACAGAAACAACAACGTTACAGTCTCAGACAACAGAAATAAAGAGAG ATTCTGTAGTGACGGAACCACTTGGCGGAAACAACGCATACTGGACACATCTGCGAGCAGGTCTTGTTGATATGCTGTGTAATTTATGTCAACGACAACAGCTCGATTCGTGCATCGTACGTTACTGTACCAACGATATGATTCGGACGGAAACTGAAACCCCAGCACCATCTATCTCAATCGAAGCAGCATAG